Proteins encoded by one window of Marixanthomonas sp. SCSIO 43207:
- a CDS encoding T9SS type A sorting domain-containing protein: protein MNLNSTPKEKRVYNVLIYSLFTLVSLLIGWLLINSNTTFNDLIFSEEEQLSNKYSDCLVNHPFRETTKLSKTQRAERGLPPNKFFEQEYLYTSNPNLLRPTPEKLYELQKKLKSTPSMRLSPGDPSNSWVERGPNNVGGRTHELLFAPGSTTKVFAGGVSGGLWINNDITSAASQWQRVESVPGNLSVMSITVDPNNTDIMYLGTGEVYTGGDVIGNGIYKSTDGGDTWIELLTNIGPTVEDSFAYIQDIIAWNNPVTNQTEVYFGAGSTIYREEVVPGPDGWDWHGLNTIGIYKSTDGINFSRLTDPIFTTAEGSPYSPNDFNMDADGNLWMGTRRNAYGHGGGFVFRNDGNNWTNVRNLGTQGRVELACSQQTSGKIYVLAEDRSSSSNPVKIFRTTNGFASAPTSLTQPNDADTNIDPSDFTRGQSFYDLMIAVDPSNDDTVYVGGIDLFKSTNSGNSWNQFSHWYGGFGYQEVHADQHGIAFAPGASNRVIFGNDGGVYYSNNGGGTTEARNNGYNVTQFYKGAINQNISSEILLAGSQDNGSQLALNANEGQNSTTEVTGGDGCWAFIDQDDQYMISSYIYNNYRYITIEGVYVGNFPNSDNTGDFVNQCGLDSDTNILFTNATNGSTYRIYRYAIDPSVPAVTRTTLTNSMLNTIPTFFVASPFVNNRMLVGTALGKIIRLDNANATPTWTDISMPGQVGAVSDIRYGATENDIMVTFHNYGVTSVWYTEDGGNNWVSKEGDLPDMPVKCILQNPLNNDEVIIGTALGVWKTNNWNDTNPNWLQSQNGMQDVKVMSFDFKEADNTILAATYGRGMFTSQFSSCGTITEYVSGSWNNNSPTISGEAIISDNYNTSSNGSIEACSMTIEAGSTLTISAGDYVKVQGDIIVNGSLIVKHEGSLVQVDDNATVTKNGTITIEKTSPSIGNRGFMIVSSPMSSENKNAFGDPIQFRNHITSNFIPNPDVEAAFPGINNFADDNGDNWQQYSGNMNVGEGYLMMPQTTPTIGSPASYNFEFDQGTLTNGEITFSLVYNGTQLTSPNILGNPYASAIDAELFFDENTMINEMYFWEHVTPPTNYPGYNQDNYSMGDISIFSETLGGVQAANGGVTPTQYIASGQGFAVKPSSAGIVTFNNSMRLVDNNDTYRNSEIQRERIWLNILNESYQLGSTTLIGYTAITTDQFDSEVEVKRLATPVSLYSELETGEQLVIQGRKPFDVEDKVSLSFATQIKESQNYTISIQDIDGAAISEATVYLVDNQNGKITNLSEDDYTFVSDSGVYQNRFTLYYKNSTLDIVNASIDSVSVYPNPAQNVINIVSSQVEIKDIAITDIRGRTVLTQPVKSKNEVQLDVSSLTSAVYFMRISTTDGTLTKRIIKK, encoded by the coding sequence ATGAACCTAAACTCTACCCCAAAAGAAAAGCGAGTCTACAATGTTCTTATATATTCTCTCTTCACACTAGTAAGTTTGTTGATTGGATGGCTTTTGATCAATTCAAATACTACATTTAATGATTTAATCTTTTCGGAAGAAGAACAACTTTCAAATAAATATTCAGACTGCCTTGTAAATCATCCTTTTCGTGAGACCACAAAATTATCAAAAACACAACGTGCTGAAAGAGGTCTTCCGCCAAATAAGTTTTTTGAACAAGAATACTTATATACAAGTAATCCAAACCTCTTAAGACCAACTCCTGAGAAGCTTTATGAGCTTCAAAAAAAATTAAAATCAACCCCTTCTATGCGATTGTCACCCGGGGATCCATCAAATAGCTGGGTAGAAAGAGGACCAAACAATGTAGGAGGTAGAACACACGAATTACTATTTGCTCCCGGAAGTACAACAAAAGTTTTTGCTGGAGGTGTTAGCGGTGGCTTATGGATAAACAATGATATTACAAGTGCCGCGTCTCAATGGCAACGGGTAGAAAGTGTACCGGGTAATTTATCTGTAATGTCTATAACGGTAGATCCAAATAATACAGATATTATGTATTTAGGTACTGGAGAGGTTTATACCGGCGGCGATGTTATTGGGAACGGTATTTATAAATCTACCGACGGAGGTGATACTTGGATAGAACTTTTAACTAATATTGGCCCAACCGTAGAAGATAGTTTTGCTTATATACAAGATATCATAGCCTGGAACAATCCCGTTACCAATCAAACCGAAGTGTATTTTGGTGCTGGATCAACAATTTATCGAGAAGAAGTTGTACCGGGACCCGATGGCTGGGACTGGCACGGGTTAAATACAATAGGTATTTACAAAAGTACAGACGGAATTAATTTTTCAAGATTAACAGATCCTATTTTTACTACTGCTGAAGGAAGCCCCTATTCACCAAATGACTTTAATATGGACGCCGATGGAAACCTTTGGATGGGAACCCGACGCAACGCCTATGGTCACGGAGGTGGTTTTGTATTTAGAAATGATGGAAACAATTGGACTAATGTACGAAACTTAGGTACACAAGGTCGTGTTGAATTGGCTTGCTCACAACAAACAAGTGGAAAAATATATGTATTGGCCGAAGACAGATCTAGCTCTTCAAATCCAGTAAAAATCTTTCGAACGACCAATGGCTTTGCTTCAGCTCCTACGTCACTTACTCAGCCTAATGATGCAGATACCAACATTGACCCTAGCGATTTTACTCGCGGACAAAGTTTTTATGATTTAATGATTGCTGTTGATCCTTCAAATGATGATACCGTATATGTTGGAGGAATTGACTTGTTTAAATCAACAAACTCAGGCAATTCTTGGAATCAATTTTCACATTGGTATGGTGGTTTTGGTTATCAAGAAGTTCATGCAGATCAACATGGAATTGCTTTTGCACCAGGCGCTTCAAATAGAGTTATCTTCGGAAATGACGGAGGTGTTTATTATAGTAATAACGGAGGAGGCACAACCGAAGCAAGAAATAATGGATACAATGTAACCCAATTTTATAAGGGAGCTATTAATCAAAATATTTCTTCAGAAATATTATTAGCTGGATCACAAGACAACGGCTCACAGCTTGCTCTAAATGCTAACGAAGGGCAAAACTCAACAACAGAAGTAACCGGAGGAGACGGATGCTGGGCATTTATTGATCAAGATGATCAATATATGATATCTTCTTATATTTATAATAATTACAGATATATAACCATAGAAGGAGTATATGTTGGTAATTTCCCGAATAGTGATAATACCGGTGATTTTGTTAATCAATGTGGCTTAGATAGTGATACAAATATTTTATTTACAAATGCAACAAATGGAAGTACATACCGCATTTATAGATATGCTATCGATCCATCTGTACCTGCAGTAACAAGAACTACCTTAACCAATTCAATGCTTAATACCATACCTACTTTCTTTGTTGCTTCTCCTTTTGTTAACAATCGAATGCTAGTGGGTACGGCTTTAGGTAAAATTATTAGATTGGATAATGCAAATGCAACACCCACTTGGACCGACATTTCAATGCCTGGGCAAGTAGGAGCGGTGTCAGATATTCGGTACGGTGCTACTGAAAATGATATCATGGTTACCTTTCACAATTATGGTGTAACCAGCGTCTGGTATACTGAAGATGGCGGTAATAATTGGGTAAGCAAAGAAGGTGATTTACCAGATATGCCCGTAAAATGTATACTACAAAACCCTTTAAATAATGATGAAGTAATTATTGGTACTGCTCTGGGAGTTTGGAAAACAAATAACTGGAATGATACCAACCCCAATTGGCTACAGTCTCAAAACGGCATGCAAGATGTAAAAGTAATGTCTTTTGATTTTAAAGAAGCAGATAATACCATTCTCGCAGCTACATATGGAAGAGGGATGTTTACCTCACAATTTAGTAGTTGTGGTACAATTACCGAATATGTTTCTGGTAGCTGGAATAATAATAGTCCAACAATTTCTGGAGAAGCCATTATAAGTGATAACTACAATACTTCATCAAACGGAAGTATAGAAGCCTGTTCTATGACAATTGAAGCGGGTAGTACGTTAACTATTTCAGCTGGAGATTATGTGAAAGTTCAAGGTGATATAATTGTTAATGGTAGTTTGATAGTCAAGCACGAAGGAAGTTTGGTACAAGTAGATGATAATGCTACAGTGACCAAAAATGGAACAATTACCATAGAAAAAACAAGTCCTAGTATTGGTAATAGAGGCTTTATGATTGTTTCAAGCCCAATGAGTTCAGAAAATAAAAATGCCTTTGGAGACCCAATTCAGTTTAGAAATCACATTACAAGTAATTTTATCCCAAATCCAGATGTAGAAGCCGCGTTTCCGGGGATTAATAATTTTGCAGACGATAACGGTGACAACTGGCAACAATATTCAGGAAATATGAATGTAGGTGAAGGCTATTTAATGATGCCGCAAACAACACCAACCATAGGGAGTCCGGCAAGTTATAACTTTGAATTTGACCAAGGTACCCTTACTAATGGTGAGATTACTTTTAGCTTGGTGTATAATGGAACACAACTTACAAGTCCAAATATATTAGGAAATCCATATGCCTCAGCGATAGATGCTGAACTGTTTTTTGACGAAAATACCATGATTAATGAGATGTATTTTTGGGAACATGTAACGCCGCCAACCAATTATCCTGGATACAATCAAGATAATTATAGTATGGGTGATATTTCAATCTTTAGTGAGACTTTAGGTGGTGTTCAAGCTGCAAATGGAGGTGTAACTCCAACACAGTATATTGCTTCAGGGCAAGGATTTGCTGTCAAACCCAGTAGCGCCGGTATAGTTACTTTTAATAATAGTATGCGTTTAGTAGACAATAATGATACTTACCGTAACAGTGAGATTCAGAGAGAACGCATTTGGTTAAATATATTAAATGAGAGTTATCAATTAGGAAGCACAACTTTGATAGGATATACTGCAATAACAACAGATCAATTTGATTCTGAAGTTGAAGTGAAACGCTTAGCAACACCTGTTTCATTATATTCTGAATTAGAAACCGGTGAACAACTGGTTATTCAAGGTAGAAAACCTTTTGATGTAGAGGATAAAGTTTCATTGAGTTTTGCCACTCAAATAAAAGAAAGTCAAAATTACACAATAAGCATTCAAGATATTGACGGTGCAGCAATTTCTGAAGCAACCGTTTATTTAGTAGATAATCAGAATGGAAAAATCACCAATTTATCTGAAGATGATTATACGTTTGTAAGTGATTCTGGAGTCTATCAAAACCGCTTTACTCTCTACTATAAAAATTCTACTCTAGATATTGTTAATGCATCTATAGACAGTGTGTCTGTATATCCAAATCCTGCTCAAAACGTAATTAATATCGTTTCGTCACAAGTAGAAATTAAAGACATAGCTATTACAGACATCAGAGGAAGAACTGTATTAACTCAGCCTGTAAAAAGTAAAAATGAAGTACAACTAGATGTCTCTTCTCTTACATCGGCGGTTTATTTTATGAGAATATCAACAACTGATGGTACGCTCACAAAAAGAATTATAAAAAAATAG
- the gpmI gene encoding 2,3-bisphosphoglycerate-independent phosphoglycerate mutase, translating to MNKKVLLLILDGWGVTQDPAVSAIAQANTPYIDSLYNKYPNAQLITHGMNVGLPDGQMGNSEVGHMNLGAGRIVYQDLAKINLAVKNNTLKDEPVLSEAFNYALQNNKKVHFIGLVSNGGVHSHINHLKGLLTAAHQKGLNDIFVHAFTDGRDVDPKSGAGHIEDLQNHLKTTNAKLASIIGRYFAMDRDKRWERVKKAYDLLVFGKGKKSTNALESIQQSYSENITDEFLEPIVLTENEKPIATIDKDDVVLFFNFRTDRGRQLTEALTQEDFPDYSMKKIPLKFVTMTNYDESFKNIEVIYNKENIQETLGEVLEKNKKTQIRIAETEKYPHVTFFFSGGREEPFEGEKRILCPSPKVATYDLQPEMSAYEIRDKIIPEINSKSADFICLNFANPDMVGHTGVFDAAVKACETVDNCSRGIIEAALANDYTTVVLADHGNSEKMRNEDGSPNTAHTINPVPVIIVDNNITHVKNGILGDIAPTILHLMGITKPESMTQDSLI from the coding sequence ATGAACAAAAAAGTCCTTTTACTCATCCTTGACGGATGGGGAGTAACACAAGACCCGGCTGTTTCTGCCATTGCACAAGCCAATACTCCTTATATTGACTCACTATATAACAAGTACCCCAATGCTCAGTTAATAACTCACGGTATGAATGTAGGCTTGCCAGATGGCCAAATGGGAAATAGTGAAGTAGGCCACATGAATCTAGGAGCCGGTCGCATTGTATATCAAGATTTGGCAAAAATTAATTTAGCAGTTAAAAACAACACCCTAAAAGATGAGCCTGTTTTAAGTGAAGCGTTTAACTATGCATTACAAAACAATAAAAAAGTTCATTTTATTGGCCTAGTATCAAACGGAGGTGTTCATTCACATATCAATCATTTAAAAGGACTATTGACTGCCGCTCACCAAAAAGGACTTAATGATATCTTTGTGCACGCCTTTACCGATGGCCGTGATGTTGACCCAAAATCTGGTGCAGGACATATTGAAGACCTGCAAAATCATTTAAAAACCACCAATGCAAAGCTAGCTTCAATTATTGGCAGGTATTTTGCAATGGATCGTGATAAAAGGTGGGAACGTGTGAAAAAAGCGTATGATCTGTTAGTCTTCGGAAAAGGAAAAAAATCAACCAACGCACTTGAAAGTATTCAACAAAGTTATTCTGAAAATATAACCGATGAATTTTTAGAACCTATTGTACTTACTGAAAACGAAAAACCAATTGCAACTATTGACAAGGATGATGTGGTATTATTCTTTAATTTCAGAACAGACAGAGGAAGGCAACTTACCGAAGCGCTAACTCAAGAAGATTTTCCAGATTATTCTATGAAAAAAATACCCTTGAAGTTTGTAACGATGACCAATTATGACGAGTCATTTAAAAACATAGAAGTAATTTATAACAAAGAAAACATTCAAGAAACGCTGGGTGAAGTTTTGGAAAAGAATAAAAAAACGCAAATACGTATTGCTGAAACTGAAAAATATCCGCACGTAACATTTTTCTTTTCCGGAGGAAGAGAAGAACCTTTTGAGGGCGAAAAAAGAATATTATGTCCTTCACCAAAAGTAGCCACTTATGATCTACAGCCAGAGATGAGTGCTTATGAAATACGTGACAAAATCATTCCTGAAATCAATTCAAAATCTGCAGATTTTATTTGCTTAAACTTTGCCAATCCAGATATGGTTGGTCACACCGGCGTTTTTGATGCTGCTGTAAAAGCTTGTGAGACAGTTGATAATTGTTCAAGAGGCATTATTGAAGCCGCGCTAGCAAATGATTACACAACCGTAGTCTTGGCAGATCACGGAAACAGTGAAAAAATGAGAAATGAGGACGGATCACCAAACACAGCTCACACAATCAATCCAGTACCAGTAATTATTGTAGACAATAACATAACACACGTTAAAAACGGAATTTTGGGTGATATTGCACCTACTATTTTGCACTTAATGGGTATTACTAAACCAGAATCTATGACTCAAGATTCATTAATTTAA
- a CDS encoding Na(+)-translocating NADH-quinone reductase subunit F: MSIELTEQELHNLAMNIVGKDLEEKGFEFLGVNSKLKKDPQFVALKNKELHFVIVRAVSYPEDANTYDPVFMQTIKVHAEKFDAITYYAGVGLGHGTDYAKPVIKNEEYTLVYNGLQKIV; encoded by the coding sequence ATGAGTATAGAACTTACAGAACAAGAATTACATAACCTCGCTATGAATATTGTAGGTAAAGACCTAGAAGAGAAAGGTTTTGAGTTTTTAGGAGTTAATTCTAAACTGAAAAAGGATCCACAGTTTGTAGCTTTAAAAAATAAAGAATTACACTTTGTAATAGTACGAGCAGTATCTTATCCTGAAGATGCCAATACGTATGATCCTGTCTTTATGCAGACCATAAAAGTTCATGCAGAAAAATTTGATGCAATAACTTATTATGCAGGAGTAGGACTAGGTCACGGAACAGATTATGCCAAACCTGTAATCAAAAATGAGGAGTACACACTTGTATATAATGGTTTACAAAAAATAGTATGA
- the map gene encoding type I methionyl aminopeptidase gives MIIPKSNEEIELMRESALIVSKTLGMLAKEVKPGVTSLQLDKLAEEFIRDHGAEPGFLGMYDFPNSLCMSPNAEVVHGIPNDVPLQEGDIISIDCGALKNDFYGDHAYTFEVGEVTPEVKKLLKVTKESLYVGIREFKKGNRVGDVGYAIQKYCEDHGYGVVRELVGHGIGRTMHEDPEMPNYGRRGRGKKFIEGMTVAIEPMINLGTRRIEQLKDGWTILTADRKPSAHFEHDVALINGKPELLSTFAYIYEALGITSDEEDEFRQKELIL, from the coding sequence ATGATAATACCTAAGAGCAACGAAGAAATAGAGTTAATGAGAGAGTCGGCACTTATTGTTTCAAAAACATTAGGTATGCTCGCTAAAGAAGTAAAACCGGGTGTCACCTCACTTCAGCTTGATAAATTGGCAGAAGAATTTATAAGAGACCATGGAGCCGAACCCGGATTTTTAGGTATGTATGACTTTCCTAACAGTTTATGCATGAGCCCAAATGCAGAAGTGGTTCACGGTATACCAAATGATGTTCCTTTACAAGAAGGCGATATTATATCTATTGATTGTGGTGCGTTAAAAAATGACTTTTATGGAGACCATGCGTATACTTTTGAAGTGGGTGAAGTAACTCCTGAAGTAAAAAAACTCTTGAAGGTTACTAAAGAATCTTTATATGTTGGTATTCGTGAATTTAAAAAAGGAAATCGTGTAGGCGATGTAGGTTATGCTATTCAAAAATACTGTGAAGATCACGGGTATGGCGTAGTACGAGAGCTTGTAGGGCACGGCATAGGCAGAACCATGCACGAAGATCCTGAAATGCCAAATTATGGTCGTAGAGGTCGTGGTAAAAAATTTATTGAAGGTATGACCGTTGCTATTGAACCTATGATTAACTTAGGAACACGTCGCATTGAACAATTAAAAGACGGTTGGACCATTTTAACAGCAGATCGAAAACCAAGCGCCCACTTTGAGCATGATGTAGCATTGATTAACGGTAAACCCGAATTGCTTTCTACTTTCGCTTATATTTATGAAGCTTTAGGTATTACAAGTGATGAAGAAGATGAATTTCGGCAAAAAGAGCTGATTTTGTAA
- a CDS encoding class I SAM-dependent methyltransferase — protein sequence MQKVSAFFLNLFPRPLLIRLSYVIRPFVAFFLRGTNYKDPIDGKSYRKFLPYGYENVRENVLAPGTLSLERHRLCWLYLKNETSFFSSELKVLHFAPEQAFHKRFKNLKNLSYTTTDLNSPIADVKADICDLPFSDSEFDFIICNHVLEHIPDDTTAMKELYRVLAPGGIAILQVPLENDRATTFEDDSITDPKERAKIFGQYDHVRIYGMDYFEKLASVGFSVEAVDYTTTFSEEEISTYRLAKGELLPVCRKN from the coding sequence ATGCAAAAGGTTTCTGCTTTTTTTCTTAATTTATTTCCAAGGCCATTATTAATTAGGTTAAGTTATGTAATACGACCTTTTGTAGCTTTTTTTTTAAGAGGAACTAATTACAAAGACCCAATTGACGGAAAATCATACCGAAAATTTTTACCCTACGGTTATGAAAATGTACGTGAAAATGTCTTAGCCCCAGGAACTTTATCGCTAGAAAGACATAGACTGTGCTGGCTTTATTTAAAAAATGAAACTTCTTTTTTTTCTTCAGAATTAAAAGTACTTCATTTTGCTCCTGAACAAGCTTTTCACAAGCGATTCAAGAACTTGAAAAATCTTTCTTACACAACTACCGATCTTAATTCACCAATAGCCGATGTAAAAGCTGACATTTGCGACTTACCATTTTCTGATAGTGAATTTGACTTTATAATTTGCAATCACGTATTAGAGCACATACCTGATGACACTACGGCAATGAAAGAACTCTACCGTGTCTTGGCTCCTGGTGGAATTGCTATTTTACAAGTTCCGCTAGAGAATGACAGAGCTACCACTTTTGAAGACGATAGCATTACAGACCCTAAGGAACGTGCCAAAATATTTGGTCAATATGATCACGTTCGTATTTACGGGATGGATTATTTTGAAAAATTGGCTTCGGTTGGTTTTTCAGTTGAAGCGGTAGATTATACGACTACTTTTTCAGAGGAAGAAATTTCTACCTATCGTTTGGCAAAAGGAGAACTGCTCCCTGTTTGTAGAAAAAATTAA
- a CDS encoding FAD:protein FMN transferase: protein MKYLTLASIVLFISCSKITEEEHYIEGQAFGTTYHIKYFSKNTMDVQKGIDSIVNAVNRSVSTYMADSDISKINNGDSTITVDTTFKDVFLLSNKIHKQTDGYFDPTIGVLRNAYGFGDVKPIKKIDSTTLDSLMQFVGFDKVQLTSENKIVKTNPQIYFDFNAIAKGYGIDLIGAYLSNNGVEHYLIELGGEILAKGKNLTKEQLWLVGIEKVTSELDDRSYSETITLTNQAMASSGNYRKFRIDSLTGNKYVHTINPLSGKAEQSDVTSATVLAPTCAEADAYATSFMALGLEKSKAVLQKLPQVEAYLTYTDSLNQQKEYVTEGMKVKTNN, encoded by the coding sequence ATGAAATATTTAACCTTAGCTTCCATTGTTCTATTTATATCTTGTTCAAAAATTACAGAAGAAGAACATTATATTGAAGGACAAGCCTTTGGTACCACATACCACATTAAGTATTTTTCAAAAAATACTATGGATGTACAAAAAGGCATAGATTCTATTGTCAACGCTGTAAATCGGTCTGTAAGTACCTATATGGCAGATAGTGATATTTCAAAAATAAATAACGGTGATTCAACAATTACTGTAGATACAACTTTTAAAGATGTTTTTTTGCTGTCAAACAAAATTCATAAGCAAACAGACGGTTACTTTGATCCCACAATTGGAGTGCTTCGTAATGCTTATGGTTTTGGTGATGTAAAACCCATAAAAAAAATAGACAGTACTACACTAGATTCATTAATGCAATTTGTAGGATTTGATAAAGTACAACTTACTTCAGAAAATAAAATAGTAAAAACCAATCCTCAAATTTATTTTGACTTTAACGCCATAGCAAAAGGATATGGTATTGATCTAATAGGTGCTTATTTAAGTAACAATGGAGTGGAGCATTATTTAATAGAATTGGGAGGTGAGATTTTGGCAAAAGGAAAAAACTTAACCAAAGAACAATTATGGCTCGTTGGTATAGAAAAAGTTACTTCAGAACTTGATGATAGAAGTTATTCTGAAACTATTACACTTACCAACCAAGCGATGGCTTCATCTGGTAATTATAGAAAATTTAGAATTGATTCCCTTACCGGAAATAAATACGTTCACACCATCAATCCATTATCCGGAAAAGCAGAACAAAGCGATGTAACAAGTGCTACAGTTTTGGCTCCCACCTGTGCCGAAGCAGATGCGTACGCAACGTCTTTTATGGCGCTGGGATTGGAAAAATCTAAAGCAGTTTTACAGAAACTACCACAAGTAGAAGCCTATCTTACTTACACAGATTCTTTAAATCAACAAAAAGAATATGTAACTGAAGGAATGAAAGTAAAAACTAATAATTAA
- a CDS encoding BT0820 family HAD-type phosphatase, protein MTDRLTIAVDFDGTIVEDQYPKIGKPKLFAFETLRKLQENGHRLILWTYRNGKTLDDAVAFCKQNGIQFYAVNKSFPEEKFDPTYSRKINADVFIDDRNIGGLLEWGQVYQQLIGEEKKITQTKKKKKGWFPF, encoded by the coding sequence ATGACGGATCGCTTGACCATAGCAGTAGATTTTGATGGAACAATAGTTGAAGATCAATATCCGAAAATTGGAAAACCAAAATTATTTGCGTTTGAAACATTACGGAAACTGCAAGAAAACGGACATCGATTGATCCTCTGGACGTACAGAAACGGAAAGACCTTAGACGATGCCGTAGCTTTTTGTAAACAAAACGGAATTCAGTTTTATGCAGTAAATAAAAGCTTTCCGGAGGAAAAATTTGATCCCACCTATAGTCGTAAAATTAACGCTGATGTCTTTATTGATGACCGAAACATTGGCGGTCTTTTAGAATGGGGGCAAGTCTATCAACAACTTATAGGCGAAGAGAAAAAAATTACACAAACCAAAAAAAAGAAAAAAGGATGGTTTCCTTTTTAA
- a CDS encoding thioredoxin family protein, whose translation MKKTLFVLLAVTVFACGSPKQKKTESTSEKNNVEKTKPETINKEVPDEENGGTMLLGKINKQGLTKEPYADWFQANQDFHKLDTATVEKIKPLLNDVKITAFMGTWCSDSQREIPAFYKILDQANYDYSKLKLYAMNTQKLTDEGYENSLDINYVPTLIFYKNGKEIGRFVEHAQETLEKDIYAILSGADYKHSYQE comes from the coding sequence ATGAAAAAAACACTTTTTGTATTATTGGCAGTAACAGTATTTGCTTGCGGATCACCAAAACAGAAAAAGACAGAATCTACTTCAGAAAAAAACAACGTTGAGAAAACCAAACCTGAAACAATTAATAAAGAAGTTCCAGATGAAGAAAACGGCGGAACCATGTTATTAGGGAAAATAAACAAACAAGGTCTCACAAAAGAACCTTATGCAGATTGGTTTCAAGCAAATCAAGATTTTCACAAACTAGACACTGCAACCGTCGAGAAAATAAAACCACTATTGAACGATGTTAAAATAACAGCTTTTATGGGTACTTGGTGTTCTGACAGCCAACGAGAAATACCTGCATTTTATAAAATTTTAGATCAAGCAAACTATGATTATAGCAAGTTAAAACTGTATGCTATGAACACTCAAAAGTTAACAGACGAAGGGTATGAAAACAGCCTTGATATTAATTATGTTCCTACTCTAATTTTTTATAAAAACGGAAAAGAAATAGGTCGTTTTGTAGAACACGCACAAGAAACTCTTGAAAAAGACATATATGCAATTTTAAGTGGTGCAGATTACAAGCACTCCTATCAAGAATAA